The following DNA comes from Paenibacillus crassostreae.
GGATTAGCCCACTCATATGATTTTTGGACTTGGACTGGAACGGTAGTTGCAATTATTGTGAGTAATTATTTAATGATTACAGCAGCACAAGTACTTCCCGCTGGAACTGTTTATGCTGTTTTTGTGGGATTAGGTACAGCAGGTACTGTCATTTCTGAGATTCTCTTCTTTGGTGAGTCCTTTAAATGGGAAAAGATATTTTTAATTATACTATTATTATCCGGTGTTATTGGCTTGAAATTGATTACAGATAGCAAAGGTAAAGAAGGAGTTGAATCCTAGTGGCTTGGTTTACT
Coding sequences within:
- a CDS encoding DMT family transporter — its product is MNTNWMKVFIAAFLEIFWVIGLAHSYDFWTWTGTVVAIIVSNYLMITAAQVLPAGTVYAVFVGLGTAGTVISEILFFGESFKWEKIFLIILLLSGVIGLKLITDSKGKEGVES